The Gordonia sp. KTR9 genome contains a region encoding:
- a CDS encoding LytR/AlgR family response regulator transcription factor codes for MTALVVLAVDDEPPALDELGYLLNRQDDVAEVRSASDATGALRELNDHRIDAIFLDINMPGLSGLELAGVLAKYASPPAIVFVTAHDDRAVDAFEVGAVDYLLKPLREQRLTQAVERVRASLERRGRTPEPEQSAARPERRTGSDDVIPVEMSGVTSLVRRDSISWVEAVGDYARLHADSGAHLVRIPLSTLESRWQETGFARVHRSYLVALPMVTGLRTVGGGTVVCVRANGASDAVELPVSRRQVRELKDRLIRDPLRQYRSPAGRDDG; via the coding sequence ATGACCGCATTGGTGGTACTCGCGGTCGACGACGAACCACCCGCTCTCGACGAGCTCGGTTACCTGCTGAACCGGCAGGACGACGTCGCCGAGGTCCGGTCCGCCTCCGACGCCACCGGCGCCCTCCGCGAGCTCAACGACCATCGGATCGATGCGATCTTCCTCGACATCAACATGCCCGGCCTGTCGGGACTCGAACTCGCCGGCGTACTGGCGAAGTACGCCTCGCCCCCGGCGATCGTGTTCGTCACCGCCCACGACGACCGCGCCGTCGACGCGTTCGAGGTCGGCGCGGTCGACTACCTGCTCAAACCTCTTCGCGAGCAACGTCTCACGCAGGCGGTCGAGCGGGTCCGCGCCAGCCTCGAGCGCCGCGGACGCACACCCGAACCCGAGCAGTCGGCCGCTCGGCCGGAACGCCGCACCGGCTCCGACGACGTCATCCCGGTCGAGATGAGCGGCGTGACCTCGCTCGTCCGACGCGACTCGATCTCCTGGGTCGAAGCCGTCGGCGATTACGCGCGCCTGCATGCCGACTCGGGCGCCCACCTCGTGCGCATCCCGTTGTCGACCCTCGAATCCCGCTGGCAGGAGACCGGTTTCGCGCGAGTACACCGGTCCTACCTCGTCGCGTTGCCGATGGTCACCGGTTTGCGCACCGTCGGCGGCGGCACCGTGGTGTGCGTTCGCGCGAACGGCGCGTCCGACGCCGTCGAACTACCGGTGAGCCGTCGTCAGGTCCGCGAACTCAAGGACCGTCTCATCCGGGATCCGCTGCGCCAGTACCGTTCCCCCGCCGGCCGAGACGATGGCTGA
- a CDS encoding sensor histidine kinase, whose translation MSSGVTIALVLLGVLACVGAVVLIRTRRVVRTPAERAVHLALHTASLAARSLRTGLSAESAREALPHLLTLTGAEAVALYDGEPSRLAHLPDGDDIWDDEMLGHADRAATSALGDLRRVLLTDPSGAESPVRALVAQPLLADDVGVGVLVVATTRRPGPGMLGAIAEVARYASSQIELADLDASRARLNRAEVLALRAQISPHFIYNALNTIASFVRTDPDRARELVLDFADFTRYSFRAAGEYTVLADELRNIDRYLTLERARFGNALDVKLHVAPEVLNVVVPFLALQPLVENAVRHGLASKGGGTITIVAADEGTDCVITVEDDGVGMEPELLRSGALDALDHGEGAHVGLTNVDHRLRAAFGNDYGLVVETAVGAGTKVGMRVPKFRAGIRA comes from the coding sequence ATGTCTAGCGGGGTGACGATCGCCCTCGTCCTGCTCGGGGTGCTCGCGTGCGTCGGCGCGGTGGTGCTGATCCGCACCCGGCGCGTCGTGCGGACCCCGGCCGAGCGGGCGGTCCATCTCGCGCTGCACACCGCGTCCCTGGCCGCCCGCTCGCTGCGTACCGGACTCTCGGCGGAGTCCGCTCGCGAGGCACTGCCTCACCTGCTCACGCTCACCGGCGCCGAGGCGGTCGCCCTCTACGACGGTGAACCGAGCCGCCTCGCCCATCTGCCCGACGGCGACGACATCTGGGACGACGAGATGCTCGGTCACGCCGACCGTGCGGCGACCTCCGCGCTGGGCGACCTCCGGCGCGTACTGCTCACCGACCCCAGCGGCGCCGAGTCCCCGGTGCGCGCGCTCGTGGCCCAGCCCCTCCTCGCCGACGACGTCGGGGTCGGGGTCCTCGTGGTCGCCACGACCCGACGGCCCGGCCCCGGAATGCTCGGCGCCATCGCCGAAGTCGCGCGGTACGCGTCGAGTCAGATCGAACTGGCCGACCTCGACGCCTCACGCGCACGACTCAACCGCGCCGAGGTCCTCGCGCTGCGCGCGCAGATCAGTCCGCACTTCATCTACAACGCGCTGAACACCATCGCCTCGTTCGTGCGGACCGACCCCGACCGCGCGCGCGAGCTCGTCCTCGACTTCGCCGACTTCACCCGGTACTCCTTCCGGGCCGCGGGCGAGTACACCGTGCTCGCGGACGAACTGCGCAACATCGACCGCTACCTGACGCTCGAACGAGCCCGTTTCGGCAACGCTCTCGACGTCAAACTGCATGTCGCGCCCGAGGTCCTGAACGTCGTCGTACCGTTCCTCGCGCTGCAACCGCTCGTCGAGAACGCCGTACGGCACGGCCTCGCGTCGAAAGGCGGGGGCACCATCACCATCGTCGCGGCCGACGAGGGCACCGACTGTGTCATCACGGTCGAGGACGACGGCGTGGGCATGGAACCGGAACTCCTGCGCAGCGGTGCCCTCGACGCCCTCGATCACGGCGAGGGCGCGCACGTCGGCCTGACCAATGTCGACCACCGGCTCCGCGCCGCCTTCGGCAACGACTACGGGCTCGTCGTCGAGACGGCCGTCGGCGCCGGCACCAAAGTGGGCATGCGCGTTCCGAAGTTCCGCGCGGGCATCCGGGCGTGA
- a CDS encoding TetR/AcrR family transcriptional regulator encodes MTSRAETAAHTRQALLATASALLDQGGPEAVTLREVGSGAGVSRSAAYRHFVGKDELLAAVAAEAWAVVADGLEVIASDPDLSPEDAVRTAMHALSDLGLDRPHLYRLMFATPAGAPAIPAAARAQDGLMSLVSRIVGADAARHHAALLFATTHGLTDLDTHGHLPPDKWRADRHTLIDLAVSSLPHGDSLTGPDNHDRNADV; translated from the coding sequence ATGACCTCGAGGGCCGAGACCGCGGCACACACCCGGCAGGCACTGCTGGCGACGGCGTCGGCACTGCTCGACCAGGGCGGACCGGAAGCGGTGACCCTGCGCGAGGTCGGCAGTGGCGCCGGGGTTTCCCGGTCCGCCGCGTACCGGCACTTCGTCGGGAAGGACGAGTTGCTGGCGGCAGTCGCCGCCGAGGCGTGGGCGGTCGTCGCCGACGGACTCGAGGTCATCGCGTCCGACCCGGACCTGTCCCCGGAGGACGCCGTGCGGACGGCGATGCACGCGCTGTCCGACCTCGGACTGGACCGGCCACATCTGTACCGGCTCATGTTCGCGACTCCGGCGGGCGCGCCGGCCATCCCCGCCGCCGCCCGCGCACAGGACGGTCTGATGTCCCTCGTGAGCCGCATCGTCGGCGCCGACGCCGCACGACACCATGCGGCGTTGCTCTTCGCGACGACGCACGGCCTCACCGACCTGGACACCCACGGCCACCTACCGCCCGACAAGTGGCGCGCCGACCGGCACACCCTCATCGATCTCGCCGTATCGTCGCTACCTCACGGAGACAGCCTCACCGGGCCCGACAACCACGACCGGAACGCCGATGTCTAG
- a CDS encoding SDR family NAD(P)-dependent oxidoreductase encodes MNPPPTSTPAWTLVMTGASRGIGLVAARTIVSTDLSCHLVVLARGGGPAGFVDGFGENAGRVVVVDADLADTAGTAAAAAEIRQMLDDAALPPLRGLACNAGIQYVDDQQVTVDGLEATFAVNVLANHVLIGELGGHLAHGSRITITVSDTHFGDFRHNLGLVPAPRWTSPARLSRPGAFGGASPSAGRTAYSTSKLAAIHLVHEWARHLPDGIEIVSYNPGYVPGTDLARAASAPQRWANRWVVPGLTLVSPLDRPAAAGRRLASAILGVPHAATGAYIDRGRVSDSSAESHDAERERDLWDHLESLRSQTCRRQ; translated from the coding sequence ATGAACCCACCCCCCACCTCCACCCCGGCCTGGACGCTGGTCATGACGGGAGCATCGCGCGGCATCGGCCTGGTCGCCGCGCGGACGATCGTGTCGACAGATCTGTCCTGTCACCTCGTCGTGCTCGCCCGCGGAGGCGGACCCGCCGGGTTCGTGGACGGTTTCGGTGAGAACGCCGGGCGCGTCGTCGTGGTCGATGCCGATCTCGCCGATACCGCGGGCACGGCCGCCGCGGCGGCGGAGATCCGGCAGATGCTCGACGACGCGGCGCTTCCGCCGTTGCGGGGGCTGGCGTGCAACGCGGGTATCCAATACGTCGATGACCAGCAGGTCACCGTCGACGGACTCGAGGCGACCTTCGCGGTCAACGTGCTCGCGAATCACGTGCTGATCGGTGAGCTCGGCGGGCACCTCGCGCACGGTTCCCGGATCACGATCACGGTGAGCGACACGCACTTCGGCGACTTCCGGCACAATCTCGGCCTGGTGCCGGCACCGCGATGGACCTCTCCGGCGCGGTTGTCCCGGCCCGGCGCGTTCGGCGGCGCGAGCCCGTCTGCCGGCCGAACCGCGTACTCGACCAGCAAGCTGGCGGCGATCCATCTCGTCCACGAATGGGCACGTCACCTGCCCGACGGGATCGAGATCGTCTCCTACAACCCGGGTTACGTGCCCGGTACGGACCTGGCCCGGGCGGCGAGCGCACCGCAGCGGTGGGCGAACAGATGGGTTGTTCCGGGTCTGACCCTCGTCAGCCCGCTGGACCGGCCCGCCGCGGCGGGCAGGCGTCTCGCGTCGGCGATTCTCGGCGTGCCACATGCGGCCACCGGTGCCTACATCGACCGTGGGCGGGTGTCCGACTCGTCAGCGGAGAGTCATGACGCCGAACGCGAACGCGACCTGTGGGATCACCTGGAGTCGCTGCGTTCGCAGACGTGCCGTCGTCAGTAG
- a CDS encoding polyamine aminopropyltransferase, protein MTVDDPGPATTDTAPDTLATRPRFARAGLLGVVFVCAACGLVYELALVSLGSFLIGNTATQASIVLAVMVFAMGIGSLAAKPLQPQSVTAFAVIELLLALIGGLSVMALYAAFAYLELYTPALILVAFVLGILIGAEIPLLMVLLQRIRRQEAGSAVADMFAVDYIGALIGGLCFPFLLLPWFGQLRGALVVGLVNAAAGCFLVFVIFRKSMSRTQMAVLSASAIAVVAVLVAGLMLSGRFEITARQALYRDPIVAAERSAYQDIVITENRFGAAADTRLYLNGDLQFSSVDEHRYHETLVHPAMSGERGSVLILGGGDGLALREVLTYPDARDVTLVELDPEMIRLARTDERLTTLNRGAMSDPRAEVIAADAFSWLRGTDRRFDVIIVDMPDPDDSATAKLYSTEFYAMVRAHLTPTGRTVVQAGSPYFAPKSFWCVASTMRAAGLDPTPYHVDVPAFGDWGFHLAGAGGRVTPAVRAPGPLRFLSPEQISAATVFPLDRQQLDVPPSTLMDPRILRYAQGEWATY, encoded by the coding sequence GTGACCGTCGACGACCCCGGTCCGGCGACGACCGACACCGCTCCGGACACGTTGGCGACGCGGCCGCGATTCGCCCGCGCCGGACTGCTCGGCGTCGTCTTCGTCTGCGCCGCGTGTGGCCTGGTGTACGAGCTCGCCCTGGTCTCGCTCGGGTCGTTCCTGATCGGCAACACCGCGACGCAGGCGTCGATCGTCCTCGCGGTGATGGTCTTCGCGATGGGGATCGGGTCGCTCGCGGCCAAACCCCTCCAGCCGCAGTCGGTCACGGCCTTCGCGGTGATCGAACTGCTGCTCGCACTCATCGGCGGACTGTCGGTGATGGCGCTCTACGCGGCGTTCGCGTACCTGGAGCTGTACACGCCCGCCCTCATCCTCGTCGCGTTCGTGCTCGGTATCCTGATCGGCGCCGAGATCCCGCTGCTGATGGTTCTGCTGCAACGGATTCGACGCCAGGAGGCCGGTTCGGCGGTCGCCGACATGTTCGCCGTCGACTACATCGGCGCCCTCATCGGTGGCCTGTGCTTCCCGTTCTTGCTGCTGCCGTGGTTCGGCCAGTTGCGAGGTGCTCTGGTCGTCGGACTCGTCAACGCCGCGGCCGGGTGCTTCCTCGTCTTCGTCATCTTCCGAAAGTCGATGTCGCGCACCCAGATGGCGGTCCTGTCCGCGTCGGCGATCGCGGTCGTCGCCGTCCTGGTCGCGGGACTGATGCTGTCCGGTCGCTTCGAGATCACCGCCCGCCAGGCCCTGTACCGGGATCCCATCGTCGCCGCCGAACGCAGTGCCTATCAGGACATCGTCATCACCGAGAACCGGTTCGGCGCAGCGGCCGACACCCGCCTGTACCTGAACGGCGACCTGCAGTTCTCCTCCGTCGACGAGCACCGCTATCACGAGACCCTGGTTCATCCGGCGATGTCCGGCGAGCGCGGCTCCGTCCTGATCCTCGGCGGCGGTGACGGACTCGCGCTCCGCGAAGTGCTCACCTATCCCGACGCCCGCGACGTCACGCTCGTCGAACTCGACCCGGAGATGATCCGCCTGGCCCGGACCGACGAGCGTCTCACGACATTGAACCGGGGGGCGATGAGCGACCCCCGAGCCGAGGTGATCGCCGCCGATGCCTTCTCCTGGCTACGCGGCACCGACCGACGGTTCGACGTGATCATCGTCGACATGCCCGATCCCGACGACTCGGCCACCGCGAAGCTGTATTCCACCGAGTTCTACGCGATGGTCCGTGCACATCTCACCCCGACGGGCCGGACCGTCGTGCAGGCCGGGTCCCCGTACTTCGCACCGAAGTCGTTCTGGTGCGTGGCGTCGACCATGCGCGCGGCCGGACTGGACCCGACCCCGTATCACGTCGACGTGCCGGCCTTCGGCGACTGGGGATTCCACCTGGCCGGCGCCGGCGGCCGCGTCACGCCGGCCGTGCGGGCACCCGGCCCGCTCCGATTCCTCAGCCCCGAACAGATCTCTGCCGCAACGGTTTTCCCACTCGACAGACAACAATTGGACGTGCCGCCGTCCACCCTGATGGACCCGAGGATCCTGCGGTACGCGCAAGGCGAGTGGGCGACCTACTGA
- a CDS encoding DUF350 domain-containing protein translates to MLADIAENAYAAGAYAGVGVILMILSFGILDLLTPGKLRSQLWTERNRNAGILVGSNMLAVAVIVTAAIVASEGRLLEGLTYTAVYSAIGLIVMAVTFLVIDLLTPGNLGELLVHPETHPAVWVQGVAHIGVSIIVAASIL, encoded by the coding sequence ATGCTCGCTGATATCGCTGAGAATGCCTACGCGGCAGGCGCTTACGCCGGCGTCGGCGTGATCCTGATGATCCTGTCGTTCGGCATCCTCGACCTGCTCACGCCCGGGAAGCTCCGTTCGCAGCTGTGGACCGAGCGCAACCGCAACGCAGGCATCCTGGTGGGCTCCAACATGCTCGCCGTCGCCGTGATCGTCACCGCGGCCATCGTCGCGAGCGAGGGCCGGCTCCTCGAGGGACTCACCTACACCGCGGTGTACTCGGCGATCGGCCTGATCGTGATGGCGGTGACCTTCCTCGTCATCGACCTGCTGACCCCCGGGAATCTGGGCGAACTCCTGGTCCACCCGGAGACCCACCCGGCGGTCTGGGTGCAGGGCGTCGCACACATCGGGGTGTCGATCATCGTCGCCGCCTCCATCCTGTGA
- a CDS encoding DUF4247 domain-containing protein, protein MTEQFPPDRQPDPRRRLNKIRNIIIGVIIVLTVFALIGACTARVARGGGIGGSARDYISQNYERDTSLDEGDVDAYVANGTPAEVAADIRDAERPSDQRTGATGAGNISGTQFLQYPDYLVGLFPLAAGTTRVMLSRDYRSGYNHYHPYIGAFWVPTPRYAGSGSGNRGGGSGGGGK, encoded by the coding sequence ATGACCGAGCAGTTCCCGCCCGACCGGCAGCCGGACCCGCGCCGCCGCCTCAACAAGATCCGCAACATCATCATCGGCGTGATCATCGTGCTCACCGTTTTCGCGCTGATCGGCGCGTGCACCGCGCGAGTGGCCCGCGGTGGCGGCATCGGCGGGTCGGCGCGCGACTACATCTCCCAGAACTACGAGCGAGACACCTCGCTCGACGAGGGCGACGTCGACGCCTACGTCGCCAACGGGACCCCGGCGGAGGTCGCCGCCGACATCCGCGACGCCGAACGTCCCAGCGACCAGCGGACCGGCGCCACAGGCGCGGGCAACATCTCCGGCACGCAGTTCCTGCAGTATCCCGACTACCTCGTCGGTCTGTTCCCGCTGGCCGCCGGGACCACCCGGGTGATGCTCAGCCGCGACTACCGGTCGGGCTACAACCACTACCACCCCTACATCGGCGCGTTCTGGGTACCGACCCCCCGCTATGCGGGTAGCGGCAGCGGAAACCGCGGCGGCGGGAGCGGCGGTGGCGGCAAATGA
- a CDS encoding DUF2617 family protein, translated as MTENPGHPGDPAAQLAVAFADTSAAQLGFSLSAPLQEPLAQEDRDIDGITVSVRLLGASHQVLVEDGVQRICETVACLPDVTSALPESFQESGYYFSSRVEQVTSDHLAALVEQLAARVTEQLATGHPCVMGRFPGDPYAVTAIVSESTDDDISWHTWHTYPKAGEVVITSSRIDRGPVARR; from the coding sequence ATGACAGAGAACCCCGGACACCCCGGCGACCCCGCAGCACAACTGGCGGTCGCCTTCGCCGACACCAGCGCGGCACAGCTCGGCTTCTCACTGAGCGCACCGTTGCAGGAGCCCCTGGCACAGGAGGACCGCGACATCGACGGCATCACCGTGTCGGTGCGATTGCTCGGCGCGAGCCATCAGGTGCTCGTCGAGGACGGGGTGCAACGAATCTGTGAGACCGTCGCCTGCCTGCCTGATGTGACCTCGGCACTTCCGGAGAGTTTCCAGGAGAGCGGCTACTACTTCAGTTCCCGCGTCGAACAGGTGACCTCGGACCATCTCGCCGCACTCGTCGAACAGCTGGCCGCGCGCGTCACCGAGCAGTTGGCGACCGGACATCCATGCGTGATGGGTCGCTTCCCCGGCGACCCGTATGCCGTCACCGCGATCGTCTCCGAGTCCACCGACGACGACATCAGCTGGCACACGTGGCACACCTACCCCAAAGCCGGCGAGGTCGTGATCACCTCCAGCAGAATCGATCGCGGACCGGTGGCCCGCCGATGA
- a CDS encoding DUF4178 domain-containing protein: MEFLLIIIVALLAIIAVVVIFNFLGNRRARQAEQDALRERTYRPGDPFSSADDDSVYGDPRDLKPGDLVELRGQTYAVRGTLRLTQDGYTWTENFLDTGVGSKAWISVEDDPDLEVVLWHELPGAAVTPGPDTVELEGRRYESEEAGSARFTSAGTTGLATSGRMAYHDYQAGDDRLSFEDYGSGWECARGELLSRADYRIYPSNPAPETP; encoded by the coding sequence GTGGAATTCCTGTTGATCATCATCGTGGCGCTGCTTGCGATCATCGCGGTGGTCGTCATCTTCAATTTCCTCGGCAACCGCAGGGCCCGGCAGGCCGAACAGGACGCCCTGCGCGAGCGGACCTACCGGCCCGGCGATCCCTTCTCCTCGGCCGACGACGATTCCGTCTACGGTGATCCCCGCGATCTCAAGCCGGGCGATCTCGTCGAACTGCGCGGTCAGACCTATGCGGTCCGCGGCACGCTGCGCCTGACCCAGGACGGCTACACCTGGACCGAGAACTTCCTGGACACCGGTGTCGGGTCCAAGGCCTGGATCTCGGTCGAGGACGATCCCGACCTCGAGGTCGTGCTGTGGCACGAGTTGCCCGGTGCAGCCGTCACTCCCGGCCCCGACACCGTGGAGCTCGAGGGTCGTCGCTACGAGTCGGAGGAGGCGGGTTCGGCGCGCTTCACCTCCGCGGGCACGACCGGGCTCGCGACCTCCGGCCGGATGGCCTACCACGACTACCAGGCCGGCGACGACCGCCTCTCGTTCGAGGACTACGGCAGCGGCTGGGAGTGCGCCCGCGGTGAACTGCTGTCCCGGGCGGACTATCGCATCTATCCCAGCAACCCGGCTCCGGAGACGCCCTGA
- a CDS encoding TIGR03621 family F420-dependent LLM class oxidoreductase, protein MSGAPRPFRFGVNMFTVDDAASWTSRARHVEDLGYDVLLFPDHLGAPSPWPALSVAATATQRLRLGTFVLNAAFTNPALLARDVATVDRLSGGRVELGLGTGYAKNEFEAAGIDFGTPGRRVDHLSSTVRKVASALDDPGVEPRPVQARVPLMVAGNGDRVLRVAAAHADIVAFTAARTSRDGELRLLTADDFESRVAFARRAAGERVPDIEWNLLLQVVAVTDDPESVFERTPGATEAAGSAEAFAELPTVLVGSTAEIAERLVGLRAQTGISYISVHEPALEEFAPIIPLLRATDA, encoded by the coding sequence ATGTCCGGCGCGCCCAGACCTTTCCGCTTCGGGGTCAACATGTTCACCGTCGACGACGCGGCCTCCTGGACGAGTCGCGCCCGCCACGTCGAAGACCTCGGCTATGACGTGCTGCTCTTCCCCGACCACCTCGGTGCGCCGAGCCCGTGGCCCGCGCTGTCCGTGGCGGCGACGGCGACGCAACGCCTCCGGCTCGGCACTTTCGTCCTCAACGCGGCATTCACGAACCCCGCGCTCCTCGCGCGCGACGTCGCCACCGTCGACCGACTATCCGGCGGACGGGTCGAACTCGGACTCGGCACCGGATATGCGAAGAACGAGTTCGAGGCGGCCGGCATCGACTTCGGGACCCCGGGCCGTCGTGTCGATCACCTGTCGTCCACGGTCAGGAAGGTGGCGTCCGCGCTCGACGACCCCGGCGTCGAGCCGCGGCCGGTGCAGGCGCGGGTACCGCTGATGGTCGCCGGGAACGGCGACCGCGTTCTACGGGTCGCCGCGGCGCACGCCGACATCGTCGCGTTCACGGCCGCCCGGACGAGTCGTGACGGCGAACTCCGGCTGCTCACCGCCGACGACTTCGAGTCCCGCGTCGCCTTCGCCCGCCGGGCCGCGGGCGAACGCGTTCCCGACATCGAATGGAACCTGCTGCTACAGGTCGTCGCCGTCACCGACGACCCCGAGTCCGTGTTCGAGCGGACTCCCGGGGCCACCGAGGCGGCGGGCTCCGCCGAGGCGTTCGCGGAGCTGCCGACGGTCCTGGTCGGCTCCACGGCAGAGATCGCCGAGCGGCTCGTGGGGTTGCGCGCGCAGACCGGCATCTCCTACATCTCCGTCCACGAGCCGGCCCTGGAGGAATTCGCACCGATCATCCCGCTGCTGCGCGCGACCGACGCCTGA
- the groL gene encoding chaperonin GroEL (60 kDa chaperone family; promotes refolding of misfolded polypeptides especially under stressful conditions; forms two stacked rings of heptamers to form a barrel-shaped 14mer; ends can be capped by GroES; misfolded proteins enter the barrel where they are refolded when GroES binds): MAKQIAFDEEARRGLERGLNSLADAVKVTLGPKGRNVVLEKKWGAPTITNDGVSIAKEIELEDPYEKIGAELVKEVAKKTDDVAGDGTTTATVLAQALVREGLRNVAAGANPLGLKRGIEKAVEAVTESLLKSAKEVETKEQIAQTAGISAGDPSIGELIAEAMDKVGKEGVITVEESNTFGLQLELTEGMRFDKGYISGYFVTDADRQEAVLDDPYILLVSGKVSTIKDLLPLLEKVIQAGKPLLIIAEDVEGEALSTLVVNKLKGTFKSVAVKAPGFGDRRKAMLADIAILTGGEVISEEVGLSLEGAGVELLGTARKVVVTKDETTIVEGSGDPDAIAGRVAQIRGEIENSDSDYDREKLQERLAKLAGGVAVIKAGAATEVELKERKHRIEDAVRNAKAAVEEGIVAGGGVALLQSEPAIDALSLEGDEATGANIVKVALSAPAKQIAINAGLEPGVVADKVLNSPTGTGLNAATGVYEDLLKAGINDPVKVTRSALQNAASIAALFLTTEAVVADKPEKNAAPAMPGGDEMGGMGF; this comes from the coding sequence ATGGCCAAGCAAATCGCGTTCGACGAAGAGGCCCGTCGCGGCCTCGAGCGGGGCCTCAACAGCCTCGCCGACGCCGTCAAGGTGACGTTGGGACCCAAGGGTCGCAACGTCGTGCTGGAAAAGAAGTGGGGCGCCCCCACGATCACCAACGATGGTGTGTCCATCGCCAAGGAGATCGAGCTGGAGGACCCGTACGAGAAGATCGGCGCCGAGCTGGTCAAGGAAGTCGCCAAGAAGACCGACGACGTCGCGGGCGACGGCACCACCACCGCCACCGTTCTGGCCCAGGCTCTCGTCCGTGAGGGTCTGCGCAACGTCGCTGCCGGCGCCAACCCGCTGGGTCTGAAGCGCGGCATCGAGAAGGCCGTCGAGGCTGTCACCGAGTCGCTGCTGAAGAGCGCCAAGGAGGTCGAGACCAAGGAGCAGATCGCTCAGACCGCAGGCATCTCGGCCGGCGACCCCTCGATCGGCGAGCTCATCGCCGAGGCGATGGACAAGGTCGGCAAGGAAGGCGTCATCACGGTCGAGGAGTCCAACACCTTCGGCCTGCAGCTCGAGCTCACCGAGGGCATGCGCTTCGACAAGGGCTACATCTCGGGCTACTTCGTCACCGACGCCGACCGCCAGGAAGCCGTCCTCGACGACCCGTACATCCTGCTGGTCTCGGGCAAGGTCTCGACCATCAAGGACCTGCTGCCGCTGCTGGAGAAGGTCATCCAGGCCGGTAAGCCGCTGCTGATCATCGCCGAGGACGTCGAGGGCGAAGCTCTCTCGACCCTCGTCGTCAACAAGCTCAAGGGCACCTTCAAGTCCGTCGCCGTCAAGGCTCCGGGCTTCGGTGACCGCCGCAAGGCCATGCTGGCCGACATCGCCATCCTCACCGGTGGCGAGGTCATCAGCGAAGAGGTCGGCCTCTCGCTCGAGGGCGCCGGCGTCGAGCTGCTCGGTACCGCACGCAAGGTCGTCGTGACCAAGGACGAGACCACCATCGTCGAGGGCTCGGGCGATCCCGACGCCATCGCCGGCCGGGTGGCCCAGATCCGCGGCGAGATCGAGAACAGCGACTCCGACTACGACCGTGAGAAGCTGCAGGAGCGTCTGGCCAAGCTGGCCGGCGGTGTTGCGGTCATCAAGGCGGGCGCGGCCACCGAGGTCGAGCTCAAGGAGCGCAAGCACCGCATCGAGGACGCCGTCCGCAACGCGAAGGCTGCCGTCGAAGAGGGCATCGTCGCCGGCGGTGGCGTGGCCCTGCTGCAGTCGGAGCCGGCCATCGACGCACTCTCGCTCGAGGGTGACGAGGCCACCGGCGCCAACATCGTCAAGGTCGCGCTCTCGGCTCCGGCCAAGCAGATCGCGATCAACGCCGGGCTCGAGCCGGGCGTCGTCGCCGACAAGGTCCTCAACTCGCCCACCGGCACCGGCCTCAACGCCGCCACCGGTGTGTACGAGGACCTGCTCAAGGCCGGCATCAACGACCCGGTGAAGGTCACCCGCTCGGCGCTGCAGAACGCAGCTTCGATCGCGGCTCTGTTCCTCACCACCGAGGCCGTCGTCGCCGACAAGCCCGAGAAGAACGCCGCACCGGCCATGCCGGGCGGCGACGAGATGGGCGGGATGGGCTTCTGA
- a CDS encoding VOC family protein, which produces MRVLKTYARVFVADLDESLPLYETLVGASADLRFAFEKAELAAVGDFLLIAGADDDVENYRSTVGPVIVDDLDALIALITGTSAAVVIGESHSATGRFAYLRHPDGAVLEYVEWSPEIVATVFATPKAGHPLG; this is translated from the coding sequence ATGCGAGTGCTGAAGACCTACGCCAGAGTATTCGTCGCCGACCTCGACGAGTCCCTACCGCTGTACGAGACCCTCGTCGGTGCATCCGCCGATCTGCGTTTCGCCTTCGAGAAGGCCGAACTCGCCGCCGTCGGAGACTTCCTCCTCATCGCAGGGGCCGACGACGATGTCGAAAACTACCGGTCCACCGTCGGACCGGTCATAGTCGATGATCTCGACGCACTCATCGCGCTGATCACCGGCACGTCCGCAGCCGTCGTCATCGGAGAATCACACAGTGCGACAGGACGATTCGCCTACCTTCGCCACCCCGACGGCGCGGTCCTCGAATACGTCGAGTGGTCGCCGGAGATCGTCGCGACCGTGTTCGCAACGCCGAAGGCCGGCCACCCTCTCGGGTGA